The Canis lupus familiaris isolate Mischka breed German Shepherd chromosome 14, alternate assembly UU_Cfam_GSD_1.0, whole genome shotgun sequence genome window below encodes:
- the GHRHR gene encoding LOW QUALITY PROTEIN: growth hormone-releasing hormone receptor (The sequence of the model RefSeq protein was modified relative to this genomic sequence to represent the inferred CDS: deleted 1 base in 1 codon) — protein MDSRVWGACIFCLLSPLPVVWGHVHPECDFITQLREDERSCLQAVEGMPNTTLGCPRTWDGLLCWPMAGSGEWVTLSCPDFFSHFSSEPGAVKRDCTITGWSEPFPPYPVACPVPLELLTEEKSYFSTVKIIYTLGHSISIVALFVAIAILVALRRLHCPRNYIHTQLFVTFILKAGAVFLKDAALFHGENTDHCSFSTVLCKVSVATSHFATMTNFSWLLVEAVYLTCLLASKSPSTRRAFWRLVLAGWGLPLLFTGMWVCCKVAFEDVACWDLDDSSPYWWIIKGPIVLSVGVNFGLFLNIIRILLRKLEPAQGSLHTEPQYWRLSKSTLLLIPLFGIHYVIFNFLPDSAGLGIRLPLELGLGSFQGFIVAILYCFLNQEVRTEISRRWHGHNPELLPARRALTKWTVPSRSGVKVLTSVC, from the exons ATGGACAGCAGGGTGTGGGGTGCCTGCATCTTCTGCTTGCTGAGCCCACTGCCAGTT GTATGGGGTCATGTGCACCCAGAGTGTGACTTCATCACCCAGCTGAGAGAGGATGAGAGGTCATGTCTGCAAGCAGTGGAAGGGATGCCCAACACCACGCTGG GCTGCCCGAGGACGTGGGATGGGCTGCTGTGCTGGCCAATGGCAGGCTCTGGCGAGTGGGTCACTCTCTCTTGTCCAGATTTCTTCTCTCACTTCAGCTCAGAGCCAG GGGCCGTGAAGCGGGACTGCACCATCACGGGCTGGTCTGAGCCCTTCCCACCTTACCCTGTGGCCTGCCCTGTGCCGCTAGAGCTGCTGACTGAGGAG AAATCCTACTTCTCCACAGTGAAGATCATCTACACCCTGGGCCATAGCATCTCCATCGTGGCTCTCTTCGTGGCCATTGCCATCCTGGTTGCTCTCAG GAGGCTCCACTGTCCCCGGAACTACATCCACACCCAGCTGTTTGTGACCTTCATCCTCAAGGCGGGAGCTGTGTTCCTGAAGGACGCCGCCCTCTTCCACGGGGAGAACACAGACCACTGCAGCTTCTCCACT GTTCTCTGCAAAGTCTCTGTGGCCACCTCCCATTTCGCCACCATGACCAACTTCAGCTGGCTGTTGGTGGAAGCTGTGTACCTGACCTGCCTCTTGGCCTCCAAGTCGCCCAGCACAAGGAGAGCCTTCTGGCGGCTGGTTCTTGCTGGCTGGG GGCTTCCCCTGCTCTTCACTGGCATGTGGGTGTGCTGCAAGGTGGCCTTTGAGGATGTTGC GTGCTGGGACCTGGATGACAGCTCCCCTTACTGGTGGATCATCAAAGGGCCCATCGTCCTCTCTGTTGGG GTGAACTTTGGGCTTTTTCTCAATATTATCCGCATCCTGCTGAGGAAACTGGAGCCGGCTCAGGGCAGcctccacacc gagcctcagtACTG GCGTCTCTCTAAATCAACGCTTCTTCTCATCCCGCTGTTTGGAATTCACTATGTCATCTTCAACTTTCTGCCCGACAGTGCTGGCCTGGGCATCCGCCTCCCCCTGGAATTGGGCCTGGGCTCTTTCCAG GGCTTCATCGTTGCCATCCTGTATTGCTTCCTCAACCAAGAG GTGAGGACTGAGATCTCACGGAGGTGGCACGGCCACAACCCTGAGCTGCTGCCGGCCCGGAGGGCCCTCACCAAGTGGACGGTGCCTTCCCGCTCCGGGGTGAAGGTGTTGACATCTGTGTGCTAG